A stretch of Alphaproteobacteria bacterium DNA encodes these proteins:
- a CDS encoding branched-chain amino acid ABC transporter ATP-binding protein/permease, translated as MTAGQATAAASTRTSAGKHPLGGVTYLAIAVVAVGFAHFTPLPAYWLNLLMQASTYAIAVLGLTIVLGYGGQINLAQAAFFGLGAYSVALGTTTFALPFFPSLVVGIGLAALAGAILGLTSLRLGGHYLAMVTISFQTIMALVLTNWVSLTRGPDGVTGIKRPVLFHNYFAPSAHYLAVSIAILFIVGYFVWHLRKTKLGRAMQAVRDNELAAGVVGVNTYRVKVVAFTLSALLGGIGGGLFAGGFAYISPDQFTFNESVVFLTMVLLGGSRSPAGTVLGTGLLILLPEWLRFLKTIYLAVYGCAVILIMVFMPAGIWGFATALWRKLNPVRPIRPGAIPPLPLTEETGRADGSTILEVTGLAKYFGGLKAVDGVGLAVKRNAVHALIGPNGSGKTTMLNVLSGIYRPTKGVVILEGLDITNLAPHERAGHGMGRTFQNIRLFGAMTVLDNVMVGAERPNHRVAGKTAGLEHHALAALDFVGLVDRAHLQVASLSYGHQRLVEIARALAGTPKLLLLDEPGAGLNHVEKAELVSLLKRLKGHGLTIFIIDHDMNLVEQVAEHITVLNFGRCIADGSPSDVLRDPEVVAAYLGEVRANAAT; from the coding sequence TCGGCCTTACCATCGTGCTCGGCTATGGCGGGCAGATCAATCTCGCTCAGGCGGCATTCTTCGGCCTGGGGGCCTACAGCGTAGCGCTCGGCACCACGACGTTTGCGCTGCCATTCTTCCCCTCGCTCGTCGTCGGGATCGGCCTCGCGGCACTGGCGGGAGCGATTCTCGGGCTCACCTCGCTTCGCCTCGGCGGCCATTACCTCGCGATGGTAACGATCAGTTTCCAGACCATCATGGCGCTCGTGCTGACGAACTGGGTTTCGCTCACGCGCGGACCCGACGGTGTTACCGGCATCAAGCGTCCCGTGCTCTTCCACAATTATTTCGCCCCGAGCGCGCATTATCTTGCCGTCTCCATCGCCATCCTGTTCATCGTGGGTTATTTCGTTTGGCATCTCAGGAAGACCAAGCTCGGCCGCGCCATGCAGGCCGTGCGCGACAACGAGCTTGCGGCGGGCGTGGTTGGGGTCAACACCTACCGGGTCAAGGTCGTCGCCTTTACGCTCTCGGCCCTGCTCGGCGGGATCGGTGGCGGCCTTTTTGCGGGCGGCTTCGCCTATATCAGCCCCGATCAATTCACGTTCAACGAGTCCGTCGTCTTCCTTACCATGGTGCTTTTGGGCGGCTCGCGTTCGCCCGCCGGGACGGTGCTGGGTACCGGCCTTCTGATCCTCCTGCCGGAATGGTTGCGTTTTCTCAAGACCATATACCTTGCGGTTTACGGCTGCGCCGTCATCCTCATCATGGTCTTCATGCCGGCGGGGATTTGGGGCTTCGCGACAGCACTCTGGCGCAAGCTGAATCCGGTCAGGCCGATCCGTCCTGGAGCGATCCCACCCTTGCCGCTGACCGAGGAAACCGGCCGGGCGGACGGATCGACGATCCTGGAGGTAACAGGTCTTGCCAAGTATTTTGGCGGCCTGAAGGCAGTCGATGGCGTCGGACTTGCGGTCAAGCGCAACGCCGTGCATGCGCTCATCGGACCGAACGGCTCGGGCAAAACGACGATGCTCAACGTATTGAGCGGCATCTACCGGCCGACGAAGGGTGTCGTCATTCTCGAGGGCCTCGATATCACCAATCTCGCACCTCATGAGCGGGCGGGCCACGGCATGGGCCGAACCTTCCAGAATATTCGTCTGTTCGGCGCCATGACCGTGCTCGACAACGTCATGGTCGGGGCCGAGCGGCCGAATCACAGGGTCGCGGGCAAGACCGCGGGACTCGAGCATCACGCACTCGCAGCACTCGACTTCGTGGGCCTTGTGGATCGCGCGCACCTGCAGGTCGCAAGCCTCTCCTACGGACACCAGCGGCTCGTCGAAATCGCGCGCGCCCTCGCCGGTACGCCGAAGCTCCTCCTGCTCGACGAGCCGGGTGCAGGGCTCAACCACGTCGAGAAGGCGGAACTGGTCAGCCTGCTCAAGCGCCTCAAGGGCCACGGTCTCACGATCTTCATCATCGACCACGACATGAATCTCGTGGAGCAGGTCGCCGAGCACATTACGGTGCTCAATTTCGGCCGGTGCATCGCGGACGGGTCGCCGTCCGACGTATTGCGCGATCCCGAGGTGGTCGCCGCATATCTTGGAGAGGTGCGGGCGAATGCCGCTACTTGA